TGGCTGCCACCGACGTCCGCCCGAAGATCACGCTGGCCTGCGTGGAGTGCAAGGAGCGGAACTACATCACCAAGAAGAACCGGCGCAACAACCCGGACCGTCTTGAGATGAAGAAGCACTGCCCGCGCTGCAACTCGCACACGGCGCACCGCGAAACGCGCTGAATCAGGCTCGTATACGAGGCCGTCCCCACTGGGGGCGGCCTCGTGTCGTTTGTTGTGGTCAATCCAGCTGTTGTGGTCAATCCAGCAGGGTCAATCCATCAGGAGGGAGCCAGTCCATGGCG
This portion of the Streptomyces sp. NBC_01750 genome encodes:
- the rpmG gene encoding 50S ribosomal protein L33 encodes the protein MAATDVRPKITLACVECKERNYITKKNRRNNPDRLEMKKHCPRCNSHTAHRETR